One window from the genome of Cucumis melo cultivar AY chromosome 12, USDA_Cmelo_AY_1.0, whole genome shotgun sequence encodes:
- the LOC103483099 gene encoding hydroxyproline O-galactosyltransferase GALT6 — MKRGKLDKVDIIVSFTRQRSIQILLLIGVLYLLLVSLEIPLVFRAGSSVVSQDSLSRPSPLESEEDLEEREAPSRPLENISRNSLQPTPSRLNQFNKIISSLALETEAFESRSDDAVSEFYRSAKIASEVGKKFWDELESGKSQHLEKKKAEKGSNSSCPHSISLSGKDFLAHGRVMMLPCGLTLGSHITLVGKPRVAQPEYDPQITMVKNGEESVMVSQFIMELQGLNAVEGEDPPRIFHFNPRLKGDWSGKPVIEMNTCYRMQWGSAHRCEGWKSKANEDAVDGQVKCEKWIRDDEGNEEQSKATWWLNRLIGRTKRMDIDWPYPFAEDKLFVLTLSAGFEGYHVNVDGKHIVSFPYRTGFALEDATGLSVIGDIDVQSVLAASLPRSHPSFAPQQHLEMSTRWQAPPLPDGEVDLFIGILSAGNHFAERMAVRKSWMRHKLIRSSKIVARFFVALHARKEVNVELKKEAEFFGDIVIVPYMDNYDLVVLKTVAICEHGVHAVPAKYIMKCDDDTFVKVDSIMNEIKRVSGTGSVYIGNINYYHKPLRYGKWAVTYEEWPEEDYPPYANGPGYIVSSDIAQFVTSDFERRKLRLFKMEDVSMGMWVEQFNSSKAVKYVHSFKYCQFGCIEEYYTAHYQSPRQMICLWNKLLRQAKPECCNMR, encoded by the exons ATGAAGAGAGGGAAATTGGACAAAGTTGATATTATCGTTTCTTTTACTAGACAGAGATCGATTCAGATACTTTTACTCATTGGGGTTCTGTATCTTCTTCTGGTTTCTTTAGAAATTCCTCTTGTTTTCAGAGCTGGGTCCAGCGTTGTTTCTCAAGACTCGTTGTCTCGGCCTTCTCCGCTTGAGAGCGAGGAAGATTTGGAAGAAAGAGAAGCCCCATCTCGTCCTTtggaaaatatctcgagaaattcGTTACAGCCGACTCCTAGTCGACTGAATCAGTTCAATAAAATCATCTCCAGTTTGGCCTTGGAAACGGAGGCTTTTGAATCGAGGAGTGATGATGCGGTTTCTGAGTTTTATAGGTCTGCAAAAATTGCCTCTGAGGTCGGGAAGAAATTCTGGGATGAGCTTGAATCTGGAAAGAGTCAACatttggagaagaagaaggcTGAAAAAGGATCAAATTCCTCTTGCCCACATTCGATTTCTTTATCTGGGAAGGATTTTTTGGCTCATGGTCGAGTTATGATGCTGCCCTGTGGACTCACATTGGGATCACATATAACCCTTGTGGGTAAGCCAAGAGTGGCACAACCAGAGTACGATCCTCAGATAACTATGGTGAAAAATGGTGAAGAGTCGGTTATGGTTTCACAGTTCATAATGGAGTTGCAGGGCTTGAACGCTGTGGAGGGTGAAGACCCTCCTAGGATTTTTCATTTCAATCCTAGGTTGAAGGGGGATTGGAGTGGAAAGCCAGTGATTGAAATGAACACATGTTACAGGATGCAGTGGGGCTCGGCCCATCGCTGCGAAGGCTGGAAGTCCAAGGCCAACGAAGATGCAG TCGATGGCCAGGTGAAGTGCGAAAAGTGGATCAGAGATGACGAGGGGAACGAAGAGCAGTCAAAGGCTACATGGTGGTTAAACCGACTGATTGGTCGAACAAAAAGAATGGATATAGACTGGCCTTATCCCTTTGCTGAAGACAAGCTCTTTGTCCTAACACTTAGCGCAGGATTTGAAGGTTACCATGTGAATGTTGATGGGAAACATATTGTTTCTTTCCCTTATCGCACT GGTTTTGCTCTCGAAGACGCCACTGGATTATCTGTCATTGGGGACATTGATGTCCAGTCCGTGTTGGCTGCTTCTTTGCCACGATCACATCCTAGTTTTGCTCCTCAGCAGCACCTCGAGATGTCAACGAGATGGCAAGCACCACCTCTTCCTGATGGCGAGGTAGATCTTTTTATTGGTATCCTTTCTGCTGGCAACCATTTTGCTGAACGGATGGCAGTAAGGAAGTCGTGGATGCGACATAAACTCATAAGGTCGTCAAAGATTGTAGCTCGATTTTTTGTAGCACTT CATGCAAGAAAGGAAGTAAATGTTGAGTTGAAGAAAGAAGCTGAGTTTTTTGGGGATATAGTTATAGTGCCTTACATGGATAACTACGACCTTGTGGTTTTGAAAACTGTGGCCATCTGTGAACATGGG GTTCATGCGGTGCCTGCAAAATACATTATGAAATGTGATGACGATACGTTTGTAAAAGTGGATTCAATCATGAATGAAATTAAGAGAGTATCTGGCACCGGGAGCGTGTACATTGGCAACATAAATTACTACCACAAGCCCCTGCGCTACGGAAAATGGGCCGTCACGTATGAG GAATGGCCAGAAGAAGATTATCCGCCTTACGCAAATGGACCGGGGTACATAGTGTCATCTGATATTGCTCAGTTTGTCACATCAGACTTCGAGAGACGTAAATTGAGG TTATTTAAGATGGAGGATGTGAGTATGGGGATGTGGGTGGAGCAATTCAACAGCTCAAAAGCAGTGAAATATGTGCATAGTTTCAAATATTGTCAATTTGGATGCATAGAAGAATATTACACAGCCCATTATCAATCTCCAAGACAAATGATTTGCCTTTGGAACAAATTACTAAGGCAAGCGAAGCCTGAGTGTTGCAATATGAGATGA